From Hymenobacter sediminicola:
CTGCTGGAGCGCCTCACCAGCACCGACCCCACGTTCGGTAGCATCTTCAACGCCAGCAACGGCGCCAACGAAGCGCCCACCCGGAAAAACCGCTCCGACGATAAAGGTCCCGAGCCGGAAGGCGCCACCATTGGCATGATTCGCGACACGGTGTACGCTTTCATCAGCCTGGAGCGCCAGGGCGGCGTGCTGATTATGAACGTGAACGACCCAGCTAACCCGCGTCTGGTGCAGTACATCAACAACCGCAGCCTGACCTCGGGCGCCGGCGACCAGGGCCCGGAAGGCCTGGTATTCGTATCAGCCGCCAACAGCCCAATCGGCTCACCGCTGCTGCTGCTCGCCAACGAAATCAGCAGCACCGTGGCCGTGTATCAGATTGGCCTGCGCGGCGCGCTCAGCACCCAATCGGCCCGCACTGCTGCGCCGCTGCACCTCTATCCGAACCCGACCCAAGGTGGCCAGGTGCAGCTAAGCCGCGCCGTGAGCGGCACCCTGCACGACGTACTAGGCCGCCCAGTCCGCACCCTGACCAAAGCCCAGCAGTTTGAAACCGCTGGCCTCGCGCCGGGTGTATATGTGCTCCGCGCCGAAGACGGTGCCAGCTCCAAGCTGGTTGTGCGTTAGAAGTTAGTCTTTCTATTTTATTCCGCTTAGCACTACCATTTTATCTTCTTGCAAGTTGCTACCACGCCCTGGCCGGTTATCGGTCAGGGCTTCTTGTTTGTTAGCAGGTCAGCTGTTCACGGTTTCGGGCTGCAGGAATCGGGTTCAGGTTCGTTACTTTCGAACTTTCGAGGAGTACTTCTGGTCTGTTTCCGTTGCTTATGAAGGTTTTGCTGACGCTGGTTCTGGCAATATGCTGGCAGACGCTATGCGCCCAGCAGCCGGGGCTAAGCATGTATACGGATGCTCAGGGGCGTTTCCGGCTTGGGTATCCTGGCTCGTGGCAGTTGCAGCAAACGGCGGGGCAGCTCACGTTTTCGCCTGCTGGTTCTCAGCCAGCCACAGGGCAGGCCACCTTGACCATAACGGCCCGGCCTGACAGCCTCAGCACTCTCAACCCATTGACGACCGGCCAGCTGGATTCTGTGTGGCAGCGTATTCGGCAACTGCCCCAGGCTCAGGTGTTTTATCTGGTTCAGCAGGACGCCGGCGACCATCAGGAGTTGCGCTACGATTATGCCTATGCTGCCACTACTGCGCCGGCTGCTGCCGGCCGCAGCCGTGTGCTGGGGCGCCGGCTTTGGCGCGGCGGCTATGAGTATCAGTTGGAATACCGGGGCACAGTCGGGCCGGAAGGGCAGTGGCAGCCGGGCGGGGAGCTTCTGGAGTCGTTCGGCTTCCTCGGCGCTGCGGGCACTGGCAGCAACAGTTCCGGGCCCATCTGCGACGATAAGATGTACGGCATTGCGGCCCTTCGCTACACCAACGACCAGTGGCAGGACGACTGCCGCACCATCCATGAATTTTCCGTCGCCGATCCTTCCCGGCCGCCCAAAATTCACCGCCAAGTCCTGCCGTTCCAGTCATATGCCCTGACCAAAGGCTTCGACAACTGCCTGTATTCAGTGACAAAAGCCCCTACCAATACCCCCGAATACATCTACCGCTACAACCCCGCCACACGGCAGGGCAGCTACACATCTTGGCAGCTGCCGGCCCAGGGCCCCGAAGCCGTCTGGATTGCGGCGGCCACGGATGAGCAGGGCGACTTGTATTTCAGCACTTCGGATGCCAGCAAACTGGTCCGGGTCAGCCCTGGCACCGGGGCTGTAGCAACAGTATGGACCTCTGACCCGGCGCGTCGGGCCGCGTATTACTCGTCTATTATGTTTGCCGGGGCGGGTTCCCACGGCAACTTCTGCCTGGATGAGGCCGGCACGCTCTACCAAATCTACAGCACCGACGGCTCCCTCATCAAAGTAGACCTGAAGAGCCGCCAGCCAGCTCCGGCCTTGGCGCAGCTCACGGGCCTGCCGGAGCGCGGCGGCTACAGCGACCTGCTGTTTCAGTACGATGCCGCTGGCCAGCGCCGCCTCTACCTGGCAGGCCCCAAAGCCCTGTATTGGGTAGATATGAGCAACCGAAAAGCGCACTATGTGCGTCAGGGCGTCTACACCGATCTGGCGGGCTGCAATCTGTTTCGTGGTCCTGCCCGAGCCGATGGAGTGCCGGTGGCGGCAGGTACCAGCTGGCGGGGCCGGGTGCTCGATGCCGTCACCCTGCAACCGCTGCCGGGGGCACAGCTGCAGCTTGGTACTGCTGATGCAAAAAGCGTGGTATCCCTCACGCCTAACGGCGTATTTTCCTTTCCTGCAGCCCCTGGCCGTTCCGTTGTGGCGCAGGTCCGCCTTCCGGGCTATTTCCCCACCGACAGTACCTATACTGTTGGTTCGGGCCCTCTGGTGCGCGATATTTTGGTGCAGCCCCTGACGGTGGGAACCGTTCTGCGGCTGCCTGATGTGCAGTTTGAGCAGGGCACCACCCGGCTGCTGCTCACCTCATACCCGTCTCTAGATGAGCTGCTGGCCATATTGAAGCAAAACCCTGGCCTCACCATTCAGCTGCGCGGCCACACCGATAACGTCGGCGACCCTCAGAAAAACCTGGTACTGAGTGAGCAGCGCGTTTCGGCCGTGAAAATCTACCTCGTCGGGCTTGGCATTGCTCCGCGCCGCATTTCCGGTATTGGGCTGGGTGGCACTGAGCCGCGTGCCAGTAATGCCCGCGAGGCTACCCGAAAACTTAACCGTCGAGTCGAGTTCCGTGTGATGGGTATATAGCGGGTGCCGGAGCGGGGAACCGGTGAAGAAACAAGCGGCTATACGGCCGGCGTAGCAGCAGGAGCAGGCAGAAACGCCGTCCGGTCGCGCAGGAAGGCGGCAATCCAGACCAGGGTAAGAATAAGGACCGGTGCTACCAAGCTGCGGCCGTGGGAGAGGTCGGTGGCTATGGCGCCGGCAAAGTAGCTGGTGAGTAGCAGCAGCCCCAGTTTCATGGTTCGGGGGTAGAGAAAAAGGGCCGTGAACAGGAGTTCCATCAGCCCCAGCCCAATGCGGTAATCGGCCACGCCCGTTGCGGCCATGGCCTGCCGAATTTCAGTACCGCCTAGGAGCTTCATGATACCGCTGGCCGTAATCAGGAGGGCAGGTACTGCCGTTACTAGAACAGGCGCAAGGGTTTTCTTAAGGGGTGCCATAGCAGCAGAGTATTGGTGAAGGGAGAAGGCAAGCTGCCGTTGAGGGCGGCTTGATGTCAGCAAAGGTGCCGCCGCTATGGTATATTCCGGATAGTGGTTTCCCAAAGGATACCGGTATGCTGCAGGATACTGACCTGATTTCTAACGACCTTTACCCCATGCCATTCCCTGTACCTCCGCCTTCGCACGCCAACTGCACCGGTGCCATGCGCTCCGTCCGCGACGCTCTCGATTTGCTCGGCGGCAAGTGGAAGCTGCCCATTATTGTTGGGCTCAGCAACGGTCCTCAACGCTTCAAGCAACTGCAGCGCGAGGTAGCGGGCATCACGGCCAAAATGCTCAGCAAAGAGCTGAAGGAGTTGGAAATCAACGGGCTTATCACCCGCCAGGTAGACGCGGCTACGGTACCCGTCGCCGTGACCTACACGCTGGCCGCGTATGGTAACACACTATTTCCGGTCATCGAGGCCCTGCACGCCTGGGGGCGGGAGCACCGCATACGCATTATGCACAGCGGGGAAACGACGGCACCAAAAGCCAGCCGGGTAGTGGAAGTCGTAGCGTAAAGGTATCCTGCTGCACCGGGCGCTGGTGATGTTCCACATAGAGGCAACTCAACCGGATTGGTTCTGCTCCCGTTTCAGAAGCCTGTTCCACCTCTTCGGTTTCGCTTATGACAACGTTGCTCGTGCGCCCTTTGCTCTGGTCTGTTCTGGCGTTTGCCGGCCCTAGCGCGGCGGGCCTGCAAACCTGGGCAGGCACCTATCAGTATGAGGAAGAGCCCGTGAAGGCCTTAGCCGGCTACAGTATGAGCATGATGTGGAAGCTGGACCTGCAGCCGCAAGCCAACAAAAGCCTTGGCGGGCAGCTCAGCGTGGAAGGCCAGCAAACCTTTATGAAACTGAAGGTACGCGCTGCTGGCACTGCCCAGGAAGCTCAAATCATCTTCGTGCAGTTGGTAGAAGGTAACAACTACCAGCAGCACAAGCCCGGCGACGTGCTATTCCGCCTCCGTAAAGACCCCACCGGCAAAACCGTCACGTACTGGGGCAAGCTGCAACCTCGTCTGACAGAAACCTACAAGGATGGACAGGTGAATTTTGTACGGAAGTAGGGCTGTCTACTTCCCGCCCATACTCTTGTCCCGCGCCCCCTTGAACTCCGAGCCGGCACGCCACTGCGGGAAGGTGGTTTCACTGGCTAGGCGCTGACCCACGCGGAAGTAGATCTGGGCGTCTTGGGCAATGCCGGACAGGTCCCAGCTGGGGTCGAACTGGTCGGCGGGCTTGTGGTACATGGTGGCGGTGTAGTTCTGGCGCTGTTGGGCAATGGTGGCCTTGCTGCCGGTGCGGCTTTCGAAGCCGCCGCTGGCGTAGAGCGAGGGCACGCCCACGTGGGCGAAGCTGAAGTGGTCGGAGCGGTAGAACATGCCGGTTTCGGGCGTCTGGTCGGGCAGCAGGTAGCGGTTTTGCTCCTGGGCGGCGGCGCGGGCGTAGTCTTCCAGCTCCGACTGCCCGTAGCCGATAACGGTGAGGTCTTTCATCGGTCCGTAGGGCCAGAGCATGTCCATGTTCAGGTCGGCCACGGTTTTGTTGAGCGGGAAAGGCGGGTGCT
This genomic window contains:
- a CDS encoding OmpA family protein; amino-acid sequence: MKVLLTLVLAICWQTLCAQQPGLSMYTDAQGRFRLGYPGSWQLQQTAGQLTFSPAGSQPATGQATLTITARPDSLSTLNPLTTGQLDSVWQRIRQLPQAQVFYLVQQDAGDHQELRYDYAYAATTAPAAAGRSRVLGRRLWRGGYEYQLEYRGTVGPEGQWQPGGELLESFGFLGAAGTGSNSSGPICDDKMYGIAALRYTNDQWQDDCRTIHEFSVADPSRPPKIHRQVLPFQSYALTKGFDNCLYSVTKAPTNTPEYIYRYNPATRQGSYTSWQLPAQGPEAVWIAAATDEQGDLYFSTSDASKLVRVSPGTGAVATVWTSDPARRAAYYSSIMFAGAGSHGNFCLDEAGTLYQIYSTDGSLIKVDLKSRQPAPALAQLTGLPERGGYSDLLFQYDAAGQRRLYLAGPKALYWVDMSNRKAHYVRQGVYTDLAGCNLFRGPARADGVPVAAGTSWRGRVLDAVTLQPLPGAQLQLGTADAKSVVSLTPNGVFSFPAAPGRSVVAQVRLPGYFPTDSTYTVGSGPLVRDILVQPLTVGTVLRLPDVQFEQGTTRLLLTSYPSLDELLAILKQNPGLTIQLRGHTDNVGDPQKNLVLSEQRVSAVKIYLVGLGIAPRRISGIGLGGTEPRASNAREATRKLNRRVEFRVMGI
- a CDS encoding DoxX family protein; protein product: MAPLKKTLAPVLVTAVPALLITASGIMKLLGGTEIRQAMAATGVADYRIGLGLMELLFTALFLYPRTMKLGLLLLTSYFAGAIATDLSHGRSLVAPVLILTLVWIAAFLRDRTAFLPAPAATPAV
- a CDS encoding winged helix-turn-helix transcriptional regulator translates to MLQDTDLISNDLYPMPFPVPPPSHANCTGAMRSVRDALDLLGGKWKLPIIVGLSNGPQRFKQLQREVAGITAKMLSKELKELEINGLITRQVDAATVPVAVTYTLAAYGNTLFPVIEALHAWGREHRIRIMHSGETTAPKASRVVEVVA
- a CDS encoding DUF5991 domain-containing protein, with the protein product MTTLLVRPLLWSVLAFAGPSAAGLQTWAGTYQYEEEPVKALAGYSMSMMWKLDLQPQANKSLGGQLSVEGQQTFMKLKVRAAGTAQEAQIIFVQLVEGNNYQQHKPGDVLFRLRKDPTGKTVTYWGKLQPRLTETYKDGQVNFVRK